A window of the Oryzias melastigma strain HK-1 linkage group LG11, ASM292280v2, whole genome shotgun sequence genome harbors these coding sequences:
- the pex1 gene encoding peroxisome biogenesis factor 1 isoform X3 gives MLNNQGIQPVCVVFNNTKNCFIQLPSKLISHLSLNENQALELSRDGGSTVFLSWCPSRTSSGADGHRVELSRQLGEKLGLTDGEQCFLRPCHQVSSLNQVFVEPLSSDDWEILELHSSALEEQLLNQIRVVFQDAVFPVWVNSQTVIYIRIVSLSPHVPFGHLEQFTELVVTPKIGAGIKSSQNQPFPPRQNPPFSSSSLSSAESSFHVPHSNSPGGIANMKNFLRTLITGTYDSIKELPPVPDIPVFFPDAIYRVCNAPPDSLCTISHIATGVVHIFPWNPSLIVGKSAVTYGLLSKVQSPKEAKEKIKRALEKKNSVPKEQPLSDKRGEDKKREEAMVVRTICHGTEMLTSRERCPSKGEIYCGKVWIPEPLMSEINIRPHSAVRIKPVKSTIKVAIKLRLQPLNATPEEDDEEIQSMFLGWLHTKSHEPLARLTPRSGTILLHGNDAKLEIALTVLKPEPQSDPQDQLFLLSPTVLHKEDIQVNRQPATMPAVNAAAEAPELELPSLHSLGGVGELARVGFEFLSHSFVGNPLSRELGTAGRGLQGGALLITGAKGSGKSTLSRGLCRKAREDLDSHVEVVDCKKLQGKKVETVRQIFQDVFEQAEWRQPSVVLLDDLDYLARAPTSPEHDGGPEALLHAHIAQTLRDVVDEVVVRSSLVCLIITSMSEQSLHPSLTEVQGSHFIQGFVNIQPPDQAQRAAILRHLILRKPLFSEETLSTLNLTAVAKETEGYTAQDLNVLLERATHANTTRTGRRDRETHLTLTDFEQALKGFVPPSLWGVDLHVPSGVGLERVGGLKEVRQQLMDTILLPAKFPILFSNLPIRHRSGILLYGAPGTGKTLMARAVAKDSGMNFISIKGPELLSKYIGASEQAVRDVFQRAQAASPCILFFDEFDSLAPRRGHDSTGVTDRVVNQLLTQLDGVEGLQGVYVLAATSRPDLIDPALLRPGRLDKCLYCPPPDLEARVEILKALSSGLPLAPNVDLEQLAAATEQFTGADLKALLYNAQLEAVHTSAGPGAPQETTPVSDSDMSLSSMIFLNNSSGSDDSVGEGDQGAGSDLSMVLVESSELRAEDQEDDNNLWRLYFGSSYESELGNSPISRLDCPGGTLCEPACILPPAYMSSIQTGYEELSLEELDHLQQKINNIKSSYKRANQESVRTDLSSSQPSLLVSPAHLNAALAVTKASLSQTDWKKYTKLYEDFNGSADGKVPSSVAFKPGQRATLA, from the exons ATGTTAAATAACCAGGGAATTCAACCAgtatgtgttgtttttaacaacaCTAAAAACTGCTTTATTCAACTTCCGTCAAAGCTGATATCGCACCTTTCTCTGAATGAG AATCAGGCTTTGGAGCTGTCGAGGGATGGCGGGTCGACGGTGTTCCTCAGTTGGTGTCCCAGCAGAACCTCCTCCGGAGCGGACGGCCACAGAGTGGAGTTGTCTCGGCAGCTGGGAGAGAAGCTCGGTTTGACAGATGGAGAGCAG TGCTTCCTCAGACCATGCCATCAAGTCTCCTCACTGAATCAGGTGTTTGTGGAGCCGCTGTCATCTGATGACTGGGAGATTTTG GAGCTTCACAGTTCTGCGCTTGAAGAGCAACTGCTGAACCAGATCCGAGTGGTTTTCCAAGATGCTGTGTTTCCCGTCTGGGTGAACAGTCAGACGGTCATCTACATAAGAATAG TTTCCCTCTCCCCTCATGTGCCTTTTGGTCATCTGGAGCAATTCACAGAGCTTGTAGTCACTCCGAAGATCGGTGCTGGCATCAAATCCAGCCAGAATCAGCCTTTTCCACCTCGGCAAAACCCTCCGTTTTCTTCATCTTCCCTGTCATCAGCAGAGAGTTCATTCCATGTACCTCACAGTAACTCCCCGGGTGGCATTGCTAACATGAAAAACTTTCTCCGCACTTTAATAACGGGCACGTATGACTCGATAAAGGAGCTGCCACCTGTACCTGACATCCCGGTTTTCTTCCCTGACGCTATCTACAGAGTGTGCAATGCACCTCCAGACTCTCTCTGCACCATTAGCCACATTGCGACCGGTGTTGTTCACATATTTCCATGGAACCCCTCTTTAATAGTCGGCAAGTCTGCAGTGACATACGGCCTCCTTTCCAAAGTTCAGTCTCCTAAAGAAGCCAAGGAGAAAATCAAGCGGGCCCTAGAGAAGAAGAACAGCGTTCCTAAGGAACAGCCTCTTTCTGACAAAAGAGGTGAAGATAAAAAGCGAGAGGAAGCGATGGTTGTCAGGACGATTTGCCACGGCACAGAGATGCTGACTAGCAGAGAGAGATGCCCCAGTAAGGGGGAGATTTACTGTGGAAAAGTATGG aTCCCCGAACCTCTGATGAGCGAAATAAACATCCGACCTCACTCAGCTGTTCGAATAAAGCCTGTCAAATCCACCATAAAAGTAGCCATCAAACTACGCCTGCAGCCTCTAAATGCCACT ccTGAGGAGGACGATGAAGAGATCCAGTCCATGTTTCTGGGTTGGCTGCACACAAAGAGCCACGAACCTTTGGCCCGTCTGACTCCACGTTCTGGCACCATCCTCCTTCATGGAAACGACG CCAAGTTGGAGATTGCTTTAACGGTGCTAAAACCAGAGCCACAGAGTGATCCTCAGGACCAACTTTTTCTCCTGTCACCCACTGTTCTGCACAAGGAAGATATACAG GTGAACAGACAGCCAGCGACGATGCCGGCTGTGAACGCTGCTGCTGAAGCACCCGAGCTGGAACTTCCATCTCTTCATAGTCTTgg CGGGGTTGGTGAGCTTGCTCGGGTTGGATTTGAGTTCCTTTCCCACAGCTTTGTGGGTAATCCGCTCTCCAGAGAGCTCGGAACAGCAGGACGGGGTCTCCAAGGAGGAGCGCTGCTTATTACTGGTGCAAAG GGAAGTGGAAAGAGCACTCTGTCCAGAGGACTCTGCAGAAAAGCCAGAGAGGATTTGGACTCGCATGTGGAGGTGGTGGACTGCAAAAAGCTTCAAG GCAAAAAGGTTGAGACGGTGAGGCAGATTTTCCAGGATGTTTTTGAGCAGGCAGAGTGGAGGCAGCCTTCTGTTGTCCTGCTTGATGACTTGGATTATTTGGCTCGAGCCCCAACCTCACCTGAACATGACGGCGGGCCCGAGGCGCTGCTGCATGCACACATTGCACAAA CTCTAAGGGACGTGGTGGATGAAGTTGTGGTTCGCTCCAGCTTGGTGTGCCTGATCATCACCAGCATGAGTGAACAATCCCTCCACCCGTCTCTGACTGAGGTCCAGGGCTCTCACTTCATCCAAGGGTTTGTGAACATCCAGCCTCCAGACCAG GCCCAGCGAGCTGCGATCCTGCGGCATCTCATCCTGAGAAAACCTCTCTTTTCGGAAGAGACGCTCAGCACTCTCAACCTGACAGCTGTTGCCAAGGAAACAGAGGGATACACAGCCCAGGATCTAAATGTTTTGCTGGAGCGGGCTACCCATGCCAACACAACCCGAACAGGACGCCGTGACCGCG AGACGCATTTAACCCTGACAGACTTTGAGCAGGCTCTGAAGGGATTCGTTCCCCCCTCGCTGTGGGGAGTGGACCTTCACGTGCCGAGTGGAGTGGGACTAGAGAGGGTGGGGGGTCTGAAGGAGGTGCGGCAGCAGCTCATGGACACCATTCTGCTTCCTGCTAAG tttccCATCCTATTCTCCAATCTTCCCATCCGTCATCGCTCTGGAATCCTGCTCTATGGAGCCCCTGGAACAGGAAAAACCCTCATGGCGAGAGCTGTTGCTAAGGACAGTGGGATGAACTTCATCAGCATCAAG GGACCTGAACTTTTGAGTAAATACATTGGAGCCAGTGAGCAGGCAGTCCGTGATGTCTTCCAAAG GGCTCAAGCTGCCAGCCCTTGCATCCTGTTCTTTGACGAGTTTGACTCTCTGGCCCCCAGGAGGGGCCACGACAGCACCGGGGTTACCGACCGAGTGGTAAACCAGCTTCTGACCCAGCTGGATGGAGTGGAGGGTCTGCAAG GTGTTTACGTGCTTGCAGCCACAAGCCGCCCGGACCTGATTGATCCAGCTCTGCTGAGACCTGGAAGACTTGACAAGTGCCTCTACTGCCCTCCCCCCGACCTG GAGGCTCGTGTGGAGATCCTAAAGGCTCTGAGCTCAGGCCTCCCTCTGGCTCCCAATGTGGATCTGGAGCAGTTGGCAGCAGCGACCGAGCAGTTCACCGGTGCAGACCTCAAGGCTCTGCTCTACAACGCTCAGCTAGAGGCTGTCCACACCAGCGCCGGGCCCGGTGCTCCACAG GAGACGACGCCCGTCTCAGACAGCGACATGAGTCTGTCCTCCATGATCTTTCTAAACAACAGCAGTGGCTCCGATGATTCGGTTGGGGAGGGAGACCAAGGCGCTGGCTCGGACCTGTCCATGGTTCTGGTCGAGTCCAGTGAACTTCGAGCAGAGGATCAGGAAGATGACAACAACCTTTGGAGACTGTACTTCGGAAGTTCTTATGAATCAGAGCTGGGCAATTCACCCATTTCAAGGCTG GACTGTCCTGGAGGAACGCTCTGCGAGCCGGCCTGCATTCTGCCTCCTGCttacatgtcctccatccaGACTGGATATGAGGAACTTAGCCTGGAGGAATTGGACCACTTGCAACAAAAAATTAACAACATCAAGAGCAGCTACAAAAGAGCCAAT CAGGAGAGTGTTCGTACGGATTTGTCTTCCAGCCAGCCAAGCTTGTTAGTGTCTCCAGCTCACCTGAACGCTGCTTTGGCTGTGACTAAAGCGTCTCTCAGTCAGACGGACTGgaagaaatacacaaaact ATATGAAGATTTTAATGGATCCGCTGATGGAAAAGTTCCTTCCTCTGTGGCTTTTAAACCAGGACAGCGTGCAACTCTGGCGTAA
- the pex1 gene encoding peroxisome biogenesis factor 1 isoform X2 has translation MLNNQGIQPVCVVFNNTKNCFIQLPSKLISHLSLNENQALELSRDGGSTVFLSWCPSRTSSGADGHRVELSRQLGEKLGLTDGEQCFLRPCHQVSSLNQVFVEPLSSDDWEILELHSSALEEQLLNQIRVVFQDAVFPVWVNSQTVIYIRIVSLSPHVPFGHLEQFTELVVTPKIGAGIKSSQNQPFPPRQNPPFSSSSLSSAESSFHVPHSNSPGGIANMKNFLRTLITGTYDSIKELPPVPDIPVFFPDAIYRVCNAPPDSLCTISHIATGVVHIFPWNPSLIVGKSAVTYGLLSKVQSPKEAKEKIKRALEKKNSVPKEQPLSDKRGEDKKREEAMVVRTICHGTEMLTSRERCPSKGEIYCGKVWIPEPLMSEINIRPHSAVRIKPVKSTIKVAIKLRLQPLNATPEEDDEEIQSMFLGWLHTKSHEPLARLTPRSGTILLHGNDAKLEIALTVLKPEPQSDPQDQLFLLSPTVLHKEDIQVNRQPATMPAVNAAAEAPELELPSLHSLGGVGELARVGFEFLSHSFVGNPLSRELGTAGRGLQGGALLITGAKGSGKSTLSRGLCRKAREDLDSHVEVVDCKKLQGKKVETVRQIFQDVFEQAEWRQPSVVLLDDLDYLARAPTSPEHDGGPEALLHAHIAQTLRDVVDEVVVRSSLVCLIITSMSEQSLHPSLTEVQGSHFIQGFVNIQPPDQAQRAAILRHLILRKPLFSEETLSTLNLTAVAKETEGYTAQDLNVLLERATHANTTRTGRRDRETHLTLTDFEQALKGFVPPSLWGVDLHVPSGVGLERVGGLKEVRQQLMDTILLPAKFPILFSNLPIRHRSGILLYGAPGTGKTLMARAVAKDSGMNFISIKGPELLSKYIGASEQAVRDVFQRAQAASPCILFFDEFDSLAPRRGHDSTGVTDRVVNQLLTQLDGVEGLQGVYVLAATSRPDLIDPALLRPGRLDKCLYCPPPDLEARVEILKALSSGLPLAPNVDLEQLAAATEQFTGADLKALLYNAQLEAVHTSAGPGAPQETTPVSDSDMSLSSMIFLNNSSGSDDSVGEGDQGAGSDLSMVLVESSELRAEDQEDDNNLWRLYFGSSYESELGNSPISRLCVSGPSVTQDCPGGTLCEPACILPPAYMSSIQTGYEELSLEELDHLQQKINNIKSSYKRANESVRTDLSSSQPSLLVSPAHLNAALAVTKASLSQTDWKKYTKLYEDFNGSADGKVPSSVAFKPGQRATLA, from the exons ATGTTAAATAACCAGGGAATTCAACCAgtatgtgttgtttttaacaacaCTAAAAACTGCTTTATTCAACTTCCGTCAAAGCTGATATCGCACCTTTCTCTGAATGAG AATCAGGCTTTGGAGCTGTCGAGGGATGGCGGGTCGACGGTGTTCCTCAGTTGGTGTCCCAGCAGAACCTCCTCCGGAGCGGACGGCCACAGAGTGGAGTTGTCTCGGCAGCTGGGAGAGAAGCTCGGTTTGACAGATGGAGAGCAG TGCTTCCTCAGACCATGCCATCAAGTCTCCTCACTGAATCAGGTGTTTGTGGAGCCGCTGTCATCTGATGACTGGGAGATTTTG GAGCTTCACAGTTCTGCGCTTGAAGAGCAACTGCTGAACCAGATCCGAGTGGTTTTCCAAGATGCTGTGTTTCCCGTCTGGGTGAACAGTCAGACGGTCATCTACATAAGAATAG TTTCCCTCTCCCCTCATGTGCCTTTTGGTCATCTGGAGCAATTCACAGAGCTTGTAGTCACTCCGAAGATCGGTGCTGGCATCAAATCCAGCCAGAATCAGCCTTTTCCACCTCGGCAAAACCCTCCGTTTTCTTCATCTTCCCTGTCATCAGCAGAGAGTTCATTCCATGTACCTCACAGTAACTCCCCGGGTGGCATTGCTAACATGAAAAACTTTCTCCGCACTTTAATAACGGGCACGTATGACTCGATAAAGGAGCTGCCACCTGTACCTGACATCCCGGTTTTCTTCCCTGACGCTATCTACAGAGTGTGCAATGCACCTCCAGACTCTCTCTGCACCATTAGCCACATTGCGACCGGTGTTGTTCACATATTTCCATGGAACCCCTCTTTAATAGTCGGCAAGTCTGCAGTGACATACGGCCTCCTTTCCAAAGTTCAGTCTCCTAAAGAAGCCAAGGAGAAAATCAAGCGGGCCCTAGAGAAGAAGAACAGCGTTCCTAAGGAACAGCCTCTTTCTGACAAAAGAGGTGAAGATAAAAAGCGAGAGGAAGCGATGGTTGTCAGGACGATTTGCCACGGCACAGAGATGCTGACTAGCAGAGAGAGATGCCCCAGTAAGGGGGAGATTTACTGTGGAAAAGTATGG aTCCCCGAACCTCTGATGAGCGAAATAAACATCCGACCTCACTCAGCTGTTCGAATAAAGCCTGTCAAATCCACCATAAAAGTAGCCATCAAACTACGCCTGCAGCCTCTAAATGCCACT ccTGAGGAGGACGATGAAGAGATCCAGTCCATGTTTCTGGGTTGGCTGCACACAAAGAGCCACGAACCTTTGGCCCGTCTGACTCCACGTTCTGGCACCATCCTCCTTCATGGAAACGACG CCAAGTTGGAGATTGCTTTAACGGTGCTAAAACCAGAGCCACAGAGTGATCCTCAGGACCAACTTTTTCTCCTGTCACCCACTGTTCTGCACAAGGAAGATATACAG GTGAACAGACAGCCAGCGACGATGCCGGCTGTGAACGCTGCTGCTGAAGCACCCGAGCTGGAACTTCCATCTCTTCATAGTCTTgg CGGGGTTGGTGAGCTTGCTCGGGTTGGATTTGAGTTCCTTTCCCACAGCTTTGTGGGTAATCCGCTCTCCAGAGAGCTCGGAACAGCAGGACGGGGTCTCCAAGGAGGAGCGCTGCTTATTACTGGTGCAAAG GGAAGTGGAAAGAGCACTCTGTCCAGAGGACTCTGCAGAAAAGCCAGAGAGGATTTGGACTCGCATGTGGAGGTGGTGGACTGCAAAAAGCTTCAAG GCAAAAAGGTTGAGACGGTGAGGCAGATTTTCCAGGATGTTTTTGAGCAGGCAGAGTGGAGGCAGCCTTCTGTTGTCCTGCTTGATGACTTGGATTATTTGGCTCGAGCCCCAACCTCACCTGAACATGACGGCGGGCCCGAGGCGCTGCTGCATGCACACATTGCACAAA CTCTAAGGGACGTGGTGGATGAAGTTGTGGTTCGCTCCAGCTTGGTGTGCCTGATCATCACCAGCATGAGTGAACAATCCCTCCACCCGTCTCTGACTGAGGTCCAGGGCTCTCACTTCATCCAAGGGTTTGTGAACATCCAGCCTCCAGACCAG GCCCAGCGAGCTGCGATCCTGCGGCATCTCATCCTGAGAAAACCTCTCTTTTCGGAAGAGACGCTCAGCACTCTCAACCTGACAGCTGTTGCCAAGGAAACAGAGGGATACACAGCCCAGGATCTAAATGTTTTGCTGGAGCGGGCTACCCATGCCAACACAACCCGAACAGGACGCCGTGACCGCG AGACGCATTTAACCCTGACAGACTTTGAGCAGGCTCTGAAGGGATTCGTTCCCCCCTCGCTGTGGGGAGTGGACCTTCACGTGCCGAGTGGAGTGGGACTAGAGAGGGTGGGGGGTCTGAAGGAGGTGCGGCAGCAGCTCATGGACACCATTCTGCTTCCTGCTAAG tttccCATCCTATTCTCCAATCTTCCCATCCGTCATCGCTCTGGAATCCTGCTCTATGGAGCCCCTGGAACAGGAAAAACCCTCATGGCGAGAGCTGTTGCTAAGGACAGTGGGATGAACTTCATCAGCATCAAG GGACCTGAACTTTTGAGTAAATACATTGGAGCCAGTGAGCAGGCAGTCCGTGATGTCTTCCAAAG GGCTCAAGCTGCCAGCCCTTGCATCCTGTTCTTTGACGAGTTTGACTCTCTGGCCCCCAGGAGGGGCCACGACAGCACCGGGGTTACCGACCGAGTGGTAAACCAGCTTCTGACCCAGCTGGATGGAGTGGAGGGTCTGCAAG GTGTTTACGTGCTTGCAGCCACAAGCCGCCCGGACCTGATTGATCCAGCTCTGCTGAGACCTGGAAGACTTGACAAGTGCCTCTACTGCCCTCCCCCCGACCTG GAGGCTCGTGTGGAGATCCTAAAGGCTCTGAGCTCAGGCCTCCCTCTGGCTCCCAATGTGGATCTGGAGCAGTTGGCAGCAGCGACCGAGCAGTTCACCGGTGCAGACCTCAAGGCTCTGCTCTACAACGCTCAGCTAGAGGCTGTCCACACCAGCGCCGGGCCCGGTGCTCCACAG GAGACGACGCCCGTCTCAGACAGCGACATGAGTCTGTCCTCCATGATCTTTCTAAACAACAGCAGTGGCTCCGATGATTCGGTTGGGGAGGGAGACCAAGGCGCTGGCTCGGACCTGTCCATGGTTCTGGTCGAGTCCAGTGAACTTCGAGCAGAGGATCAGGAAGATGACAACAACCTTTGGAGACTGTACTTCGGAAGTTCTTATGAATCAGAGCTGGGCAATTCACCCATTTCAAGGCTG TGCGTCTCTGGACCCTCTGTGACACAGGACTGTCCTGGAGGAACGCTCTGCGAGCCGGCCTGCATTCTGCCTCCTGCttacatgtcctccatccaGACTGGATATGAGGAACTTAGCCTGGAGGAATTGGACCACTTGCAACAAAAAATTAACAACATCAAGAGCAGCTACAAAAGAGCCAAT GAGAGTGTTCGTACGGATTTGTCTTCCAGCCAGCCAAGCTTGTTAGTGTCTCCAGCTCACCTGAACGCTGCTTTGGCTGTGACTAAAGCGTCTCTCAGTCAGACGGACTGgaagaaatacacaaaact ATATGAAGATTTTAATGGATCCGCTGATGGAAAAGTTCCTTCCTCTGTGGCTTTTAAACCAGGACAGCGTGCAACTCTGGCGTAA
- the pex1 gene encoding peroxisome biogenesis factor 1 isoform X1 produces MLNNQGIQPVCVVFNNTKNCFIQLPSKLISHLSLNENQALELSRDGGSTVFLSWCPSRTSSGADGHRVELSRQLGEKLGLTDGEQCFLRPCHQVSSLNQVFVEPLSSDDWEILELHSSALEEQLLNQIRVVFQDAVFPVWVNSQTVIYIRIVSLSPHVPFGHLEQFTELVVTPKIGAGIKSSQNQPFPPRQNPPFSSSSLSSAESSFHVPHSNSPGGIANMKNFLRTLITGTYDSIKELPPVPDIPVFFPDAIYRVCNAPPDSLCTISHIATGVVHIFPWNPSLIVGKSAVTYGLLSKVQSPKEAKEKIKRALEKKNSVPKEQPLSDKRGEDKKREEAMVVRTICHGTEMLTSRERCPSKGEIYCGKVWIPEPLMSEINIRPHSAVRIKPVKSTIKVAIKLRLQPLNATPEEDDEEIQSMFLGWLHTKSHEPLARLTPRSGTILLHGNDAKLEIALTVLKPEPQSDPQDQLFLLSPTVLHKEDIQVNRQPATMPAVNAAAEAPELELPSLHSLGGVGELARVGFEFLSHSFVGNPLSRELGTAGRGLQGGALLITGAKGSGKSTLSRGLCRKAREDLDSHVEVVDCKKLQGKKVETVRQIFQDVFEQAEWRQPSVVLLDDLDYLARAPTSPEHDGGPEALLHAHIAQTLRDVVDEVVVRSSLVCLIITSMSEQSLHPSLTEVQGSHFIQGFVNIQPPDQAQRAAILRHLILRKPLFSEETLSTLNLTAVAKETEGYTAQDLNVLLERATHANTTRTGRRDRETHLTLTDFEQALKGFVPPSLWGVDLHVPSGVGLERVGGLKEVRQQLMDTILLPAKFPILFSNLPIRHRSGILLYGAPGTGKTLMARAVAKDSGMNFISIKGPELLSKYIGASEQAVRDVFQRAQAASPCILFFDEFDSLAPRRGHDSTGVTDRVVNQLLTQLDGVEGLQGVYVLAATSRPDLIDPALLRPGRLDKCLYCPPPDLEARVEILKALSSGLPLAPNVDLEQLAAATEQFTGADLKALLYNAQLEAVHTSAGPGAPQETTPVSDSDMSLSSMIFLNNSSGSDDSVGEGDQGAGSDLSMVLVESSELRAEDQEDDNNLWRLYFGSSYESELGNSPISRLCVSGPSVTQDCPGGTLCEPACILPPAYMSSIQTGYEELSLEELDHLQQKINNIKSSYKRANQESVRTDLSSSQPSLLVSPAHLNAALAVTKASLSQTDWKKYTKLYEDFNGSADGKVPSSVAFKPGQRATLA; encoded by the exons ATGTTAAATAACCAGGGAATTCAACCAgtatgtgttgtttttaacaacaCTAAAAACTGCTTTATTCAACTTCCGTCAAAGCTGATATCGCACCTTTCTCTGAATGAG AATCAGGCTTTGGAGCTGTCGAGGGATGGCGGGTCGACGGTGTTCCTCAGTTGGTGTCCCAGCAGAACCTCCTCCGGAGCGGACGGCCACAGAGTGGAGTTGTCTCGGCAGCTGGGAGAGAAGCTCGGTTTGACAGATGGAGAGCAG TGCTTCCTCAGACCATGCCATCAAGTCTCCTCACTGAATCAGGTGTTTGTGGAGCCGCTGTCATCTGATGACTGGGAGATTTTG GAGCTTCACAGTTCTGCGCTTGAAGAGCAACTGCTGAACCAGATCCGAGTGGTTTTCCAAGATGCTGTGTTTCCCGTCTGGGTGAACAGTCAGACGGTCATCTACATAAGAATAG TTTCCCTCTCCCCTCATGTGCCTTTTGGTCATCTGGAGCAATTCACAGAGCTTGTAGTCACTCCGAAGATCGGTGCTGGCATCAAATCCAGCCAGAATCAGCCTTTTCCACCTCGGCAAAACCCTCCGTTTTCTTCATCTTCCCTGTCATCAGCAGAGAGTTCATTCCATGTACCTCACAGTAACTCCCCGGGTGGCATTGCTAACATGAAAAACTTTCTCCGCACTTTAATAACGGGCACGTATGACTCGATAAAGGAGCTGCCACCTGTACCTGACATCCCGGTTTTCTTCCCTGACGCTATCTACAGAGTGTGCAATGCACCTCCAGACTCTCTCTGCACCATTAGCCACATTGCGACCGGTGTTGTTCACATATTTCCATGGAACCCCTCTTTAATAGTCGGCAAGTCTGCAGTGACATACGGCCTCCTTTCCAAAGTTCAGTCTCCTAAAGAAGCCAAGGAGAAAATCAAGCGGGCCCTAGAGAAGAAGAACAGCGTTCCTAAGGAACAGCCTCTTTCTGACAAAAGAGGTGAAGATAAAAAGCGAGAGGAAGCGATGGTTGTCAGGACGATTTGCCACGGCACAGAGATGCTGACTAGCAGAGAGAGATGCCCCAGTAAGGGGGAGATTTACTGTGGAAAAGTATGG aTCCCCGAACCTCTGATGAGCGAAATAAACATCCGACCTCACTCAGCTGTTCGAATAAAGCCTGTCAAATCCACCATAAAAGTAGCCATCAAACTACGCCTGCAGCCTCTAAATGCCACT ccTGAGGAGGACGATGAAGAGATCCAGTCCATGTTTCTGGGTTGGCTGCACACAAAGAGCCACGAACCTTTGGCCCGTCTGACTCCACGTTCTGGCACCATCCTCCTTCATGGAAACGACG CCAAGTTGGAGATTGCTTTAACGGTGCTAAAACCAGAGCCACAGAGTGATCCTCAGGACCAACTTTTTCTCCTGTCACCCACTGTTCTGCACAAGGAAGATATACAG GTGAACAGACAGCCAGCGACGATGCCGGCTGTGAACGCTGCTGCTGAAGCACCCGAGCTGGAACTTCCATCTCTTCATAGTCTTgg CGGGGTTGGTGAGCTTGCTCGGGTTGGATTTGAGTTCCTTTCCCACAGCTTTGTGGGTAATCCGCTCTCCAGAGAGCTCGGAACAGCAGGACGGGGTCTCCAAGGAGGAGCGCTGCTTATTACTGGTGCAAAG GGAAGTGGAAAGAGCACTCTGTCCAGAGGACTCTGCAGAAAAGCCAGAGAGGATTTGGACTCGCATGTGGAGGTGGTGGACTGCAAAAAGCTTCAAG GCAAAAAGGTTGAGACGGTGAGGCAGATTTTCCAGGATGTTTTTGAGCAGGCAGAGTGGAGGCAGCCTTCTGTTGTCCTGCTTGATGACTTGGATTATTTGGCTCGAGCCCCAACCTCACCTGAACATGACGGCGGGCCCGAGGCGCTGCTGCATGCACACATTGCACAAA CTCTAAGGGACGTGGTGGATGAAGTTGTGGTTCGCTCCAGCTTGGTGTGCCTGATCATCACCAGCATGAGTGAACAATCCCTCCACCCGTCTCTGACTGAGGTCCAGGGCTCTCACTTCATCCAAGGGTTTGTGAACATCCAGCCTCCAGACCAG GCCCAGCGAGCTGCGATCCTGCGGCATCTCATCCTGAGAAAACCTCTCTTTTCGGAAGAGACGCTCAGCACTCTCAACCTGACAGCTGTTGCCAAGGAAACAGAGGGATACACAGCCCAGGATCTAAATGTTTTGCTGGAGCGGGCTACCCATGCCAACACAACCCGAACAGGACGCCGTGACCGCG AGACGCATTTAACCCTGACAGACTTTGAGCAGGCTCTGAAGGGATTCGTTCCCCCCTCGCTGTGGGGAGTGGACCTTCACGTGCCGAGTGGAGTGGGACTAGAGAGGGTGGGGGGTCTGAAGGAGGTGCGGCAGCAGCTCATGGACACCATTCTGCTTCCTGCTAAG tttccCATCCTATTCTCCAATCTTCCCATCCGTCATCGCTCTGGAATCCTGCTCTATGGAGCCCCTGGAACAGGAAAAACCCTCATGGCGAGAGCTGTTGCTAAGGACAGTGGGATGAACTTCATCAGCATCAAG GGACCTGAACTTTTGAGTAAATACATTGGAGCCAGTGAGCAGGCAGTCCGTGATGTCTTCCAAAG GGCTCAAGCTGCCAGCCCTTGCATCCTGTTCTTTGACGAGTTTGACTCTCTGGCCCCCAGGAGGGGCCACGACAGCACCGGGGTTACCGACCGAGTGGTAAACCAGCTTCTGACCCAGCTGGATGGAGTGGAGGGTCTGCAAG GTGTTTACGTGCTTGCAGCCACAAGCCGCCCGGACCTGATTGATCCAGCTCTGCTGAGACCTGGAAGACTTGACAAGTGCCTCTACTGCCCTCCCCCCGACCTG GAGGCTCGTGTGGAGATCCTAAAGGCTCTGAGCTCAGGCCTCCCTCTGGCTCCCAATGTGGATCTGGAGCAGTTGGCAGCAGCGACCGAGCAGTTCACCGGTGCAGACCTCAAGGCTCTGCTCTACAACGCTCAGCTAGAGGCTGTCCACACCAGCGCCGGGCCCGGTGCTCCACAG GAGACGACGCCCGTCTCAGACAGCGACATGAGTCTGTCCTCCATGATCTTTCTAAACAACAGCAGTGGCTCCGATGATTCGGTTGGGGAGGGAGACCAAGGCGCTGGCTCGGACCTGTCCATGGTTCTGGTCGAGTCCAGTGAACTTCGAGCAGAGGATCAGGAAGATGACAACAACCTTTGGAGACTGTACTTCGGAAGTTCTTATGAATCAGAGCTGGGCAATTCACCCATTTCAAGGCTG TGCGTCTCTGGACCCTCTGTGACACAGGACTGTCCTGGAGGAACGCTCTGCGAGCCGGCCTGCATTCTGCCTCCTGCttacatgtcctccatccaGACTGGATATGAGGAACTTAGCCTGGAGGAATTGGACCACTTGCAACAAAAAATTAACAACATCAAGAGCAGCTACAAAAGAGCCAAT CAGGAGAGTGTTCGTACGGATTTGTCTTCCAGCCAGCCAAGCTTGTTAGTGTCTCCAGCTCACCTGAACGCTGCTTTGGCTGTGACTAAAGCGTCTCTCAGTCAGACGGACTGgaagaaatacacaaaact ATATGAAGATTTTAATGGATCCGCTGATGGAAAAGTTCCTTCCTCTGTGGCTTTTAAACCAGGACAGCGTGCAACTCTGGCGTAA